CATACTGGGAAACAGCCAAGAGCCTCGGGGCCAGCCCCTGGCAGCTGGTCGCCACGATCATCCGCGAAGCGCGCAAAGGCATCTGGGCGGGAGTGGCGGCCGCCTATGGACGAGCGATCTCCGAAGTGGGCGCCGTGATGCTGGTGGGGGGAAATATCGAGCATCACACCCGCGTCATGACGACCGCGATCATTCTGGAGACGAGAATGGGCAACTTCAGTGCCGGACTGCAGCTCGGCCTGGTGCTCTTGTTGATCAGCTTTTTGTTTAACAGCTTCCTCGTCTCGGGAGTGCTCCAACAATTAAAAAACAACGGGCGGAGATGACGACATGGCATACCTGGAGCTTGAGCACCTGCAAGTAGCCTTTGCAGGAAAAACAGTGCTGCATGTAGAAAAGGCGTCTTTTAACCGCGGCAAAATCTACGGGATCGTCGGTCCCAGCGGCTCTGGAAAAAGCACGCTGCTGCGCGTGCTGAGCCTGTTGGAGAGACCGGCGGCCGGCTGGTTGAACGTTTTCGGCGAGAACATCCATCTGCCGTCCCTCACGCATGCCGGCGGCCTTTCGCTGCAGCGCAGAATCGGCTATGTGCAGCAAAAGCCGACGATGTTTGACGCCACCGTTTTTGACAATGTGGCGCTCGGCCTGCGCTACCGCGGCATGGCTCGCGAGGAGATCCAGACGCGGGTCGGCGAAGCGCTCCGTCTGGTAGAGCTGGAGCATACGGCTACCCAGCGGGCGCATACCCTGTCTGGAGGAGAGGCGCAGCGGATCGCTCTCGCCCGCGTGCTCGTCTATCAGCCCGACCTGCTTTTTCTCGACGAACCGACAGCCAACCTCGATCCATACCACATCGCCATTTTCGAGCGCGTGATTCAAGCGATTCATCAAGAGCGGCAAACCACCGTATTGATTGTGACGCATAATTTGCAGCAGGCCCGGCGTCTGACCGACCATTGTCTGTTTATCCATAAGGGAAGCATCGTGGAGCGCGGGGAGACGGAGGCTTTCTTCGCACAGCCGCAAACCAGCGAACTGGATGACTTCCTCTGCGGCCGGATGATTTACTGACAAGTGATTGGCCCGA
This sequence is a window from Brevibacillus composti. Protein-coding genes within it:
- a CDS encoding ABC transporter ATP-binding protein, which translates into the protein MAYLELEHLQVAFAGKTVLHVEKASFNRGKIYGIVGPSGSGKSTLLRVLSLLERPAAGWLNVFGENIHLPSLTHAGGLSLQRRIGYVQQKPTMFDATVFDNVALGLRYRGMAREEIQTRVGEALRLVELEHTATQRAHTLSGGEAQRIALARVLVYQPDLLFLDEPTANLDPYHIAIFERVIQAIHQERQTTVLIVTHNLQQARRLTDHCLFIHKGSIVERGETEAFFAQPQTSELDDFLCGRMIY